Genomic window (Drosophila ananassae strain 14024-0371.13 chromosome 3L, ASM1763931v2, whole genome shotgun sequence):
TTCTTTcctaataaaaacaaacttcAATATTACGTGGCACGGGCATTAAATGGGGATTAATCATTGAGCAGTATTAACCAATTTAATGGATTTAAAAGGACAGCTTGGCATTTTTAATTGGCCGTAAAGTACAAATGTGGAATAAAGCTTTAATACTGCATTTTGTAACACAATTTCAGTTACAGTTTCTTGAAAGTTTCCTAATTTACTTGCCACAGATACATCCATTCCTCCCATTCTCTGAAGCACCTGCAATTGCGATGAATCAATTGTTAAGATTTAAGGATAAACTTTGAGTATTTCTCGCATGGAAAACTACTACTGCTGGAGTCAGCTGGGCTCCAACAAAAGCTGACCTTGCCCCAAGTGGTGGCAACGTGTTAGTGTGTCCATGTGGCCATAAATCTAGTTCTCCTCCCCCCACAACTCACTAGTGTGCGGCTGGTGTGGCAAAAAAGTTTTACTTTGCCCCAAACATGGATTTGCGTTTAACGGGGCAAGCAGGTGTCGTTATTGTTAGTGGCTGGCTATTGCGTATTGAAAACCGACTCTACAAGATTCTCGACTCAACTCGACTCTACTCGACTGTATGCAGCACGTTTTTATGGCCTCCAAGGCGTCTGAACAATGTGGCCAACGGGGCGTCCTTGGGGTGCAAGGGGGAGGTATTAATATATGGCCATCAAAAGCGAGTTTGTCGATTGACCATTTCAGCTTCGTCTGTTCGATTTTGCCACCAAAGTTTGCTGAACTTGGCAGAAAATCATCCAGTGTTCTTCGCCCTCTTGGAGACACTTttcctgcctgcctgcctgccccATGGAGCTGGGTGGGGGAAACCACAAATGATTCATGATCGCATACACATGACTGCAATTGGCCTAAATAACTGGGGGGGCCGACCTTACATATATTCTCCATTTCAGGAACTTGTGCTCCAGTTGCGGTCATTATCATATATTAAAGCCCTGCTTTATTATTTAAGCAAGTGAATtgcttttcgattttttctggATTGTTGGGGGGAGAAATGGGTGTCTTgggattatatttttttatcattttcatAGTCTTTAAAAAGGGAGTTAATTATATTAAGGGGAGACCCATTTTATACCCCCTGAAATAACATAATTCTTAAACTATCCCTGACCTGTCTTGACACCCACAACCCCTCCTGAATAAGAGTTCATTGATCATTTTCCACTTTTTCCCCGACAGGAGGATGGATGTCCAATACTTACTTCCGCGGAAATCATTTCGAGTGTTTCCTGTACAGGTCCAGAGGCCGAACGCACTTCCCAGCTGCACTGATTGACGTTTCATTAATATGGATTAAGAGCCACAATGCAAAATGAGGGGCCGTTGTGCAATTGAAACAATTGTTAATTGCAAAATGGATATAATAAAGGCAATGAAATAATTAAGCCACCCCTTGAACCCCCAAGGTGAATTGAAAATGCTTGCAAATGTTTTCTTTatgattttcttttgttttctcttttggtttgctgttgttttttgtttttgtttttgtataattcagattacattttattattaagaatgaattgaattattttctgctggtttctgaTTTCTGATTTCAGATTTCTGGTTTTTTTCTTCAACTGGGTTTGATGCGGCTTTAACGGCGTTTTCCAACACTTGCCTTTAACGGTtcattttttgggttttggtttttgtttttttgggacCAGCGGATGCATGCGGTTTTTGTTTCAGTGTCGGGCTGTTTTCTTTTGTTGAATCATAATAATCGTAATAATCATAATGCAGTATgacataatatatataatctgTCCCATATATATGCGTGTATATGTTTAGAGATtcatatatactatatatctGTGTATATATAATTCGATTTACCTAAAAACaatttacaaatatataaaaacgaATTCACCTATTAAACTAAAactacatgtgtgtgtgtgtctgttttGGGTGTGATGTGTGTgtttcttttactttttttcttttcggaGTGAGTGatagtttataaaaaaatgatttCCTTCCTTGATTCCTTGTGTTGTTCATCTCGATTTCGGTTTTTATGCAACATTCGTGTGCCACTATACTCCCCCTTATCGTCCCTCCAGCTCGTGTCTCTTGGCCTGTTTTGTTTACAGTCGAGCCACATACACAAATAATATATTGGTTTATCTGTTGATTTTCGAGATTTATTTATGCTCGGGCACGGACATTAAAAAACCGAATAGTATTGTTTGAAATTAAACATGCTCTGCTGAGTCTAGCCCGTTGAAAGTCAAATAACGGAATGAGTCGATGCATGTTACTCATACGCCGCGTTGTGCCGCCGGCCCATGGCATAACACTCATACGCCCCATGGTACAGGTACGCGAGGGAAAATCCTAAGGGCGAGGCAAAGACGTCACTGGGAAACTagattttgtttaaaagaTTTCTTGAAATGATTTTGCATTCACCAATGAAACGAAATAATGAAACTGTTCATCAGTCTATTATGGCCAGTGTTCACTGTACCGTGCGTGTGACTCTTCAACTTTTGTTCCTTTTCTCTTGACatattgcttttttttcttaattattcACCTTAAAAAGCGAATTGCTGTGTCTGTTAGTGTGTGAGTATGATGTTTTTGAAAAgttccccattttttttttagctgcagcttgtgagtgtgtgtgtgtgtgagtgtgataGAGGTGTGTGTGCAACAGTCGGCCTAAAGCTACTTaatcatatatataatatataatttgcCTTCTTTTCATATATATGTTTtgtatgtataattttttttttttaccttctTCGGGTTCTCTGAATGTTTTTCTCCTTTCCGTTTTGAattgtttatctttttttaatgggagtttagattttttatcattttctttctgttttttttttcttttatataaatgtaaatatCGTAACATAATAAATATGCCGTATATATGCTaaatttaaatgttaatgtaCTCATTTTACACCTCGAAGAGTtcgcatttttatttgtttttttttttgtctgtttagtattatttaaaaatgtaaccGTTTGTCTCACTAAAAACTTAGCATACAAATTTAACAATACATATATCATTATAtagatacatacatacatttatGTTCTTGTTGCCAGCGACCGCTTAAACCAACTTAActtcaatttatattttagattAACTTTCTGTCGtcagtttatttttgttttgttttgtttttttctctttttctttattatggataatttttaacaaagttgtgtattttttttgtcgggatttattttgttttgagttTGAAAGCTGCTCCCTTGCTTTGTATAAATTAAAACTAGTTTTGTATTCTCTATATTGTATATATggtttgtatatatataaagtacTTTAGttttcttcatttttatattatttattcttttttcgTTTAAGGCCAAAAATGTCGAACTTAAATTTGTCCAAATCTATCGATTACACTAAACAtagattttatttcaattgaaatatatgtatattgttGTAGTCCTCGTCCCAGTTCTATGTTAGCTAGTGTTTCAGGCAAAGGTTTCGGTTTTCTTGAGAAATCTTgcaaaataattgtatttattttggaatttgcaaaatgtaatttatttgattGTTTTTAAGATGTTGTTGTATAcatttttcttctatttatAAATGTTCTTGTTATAATTaatgttaattaattaataattatgcCTGCCTTCGGAAATTGTTTACTTGAATAATTACCAAAAAGTccttttttttgatttattaagCATTTAAATTTAGTAAAAAATGTTTCACTTTCGGGATGGGAGACTTGGGAGGGGATTGGGTCGAGGGGGGTAAAAAGAAGGGCTTTTTATTTAAGACACACCAATTATCACCTACTATCCAatgtgtttgttgttgctttcgTTACTCTAAGTTTAACTAATTTATGTAATGTAAgcaatgtgtgtgtgtatgcgtttatgtgtgggtgtgtgtatgcgcttgtgtgtgtgtgtgtgtgtaacgTCTTTGTATAGTCAGTcagttatttaatatatttatttttatgtatcaACCAAAAAAGTTGTCGTTTCTTTTTgtctttattttaaaaaagatttctttttttttaatttctgccAGGATCTGGAGGGGGACAGGCTGGACATGGGGAAAGGGGGAGAGGGCGGCATGCTGTCGGGGGTCGGTCCGTCAGtctgttttggtttttctCATCCATTCCATTTAATTAAGTTTTAATCTTAGAAACAATAAAAGTTTTGTAATTATGCGTAGGATTTCATATAAAAaagtgtttgtttttcgtttcatttctctttatttttttttttttttactaaacCTTGGAACCGGATTGggatttgtatatatatatatatatgtatatatatagatatatatagcCCTATATATACGTGTGTATGTAATTAtgttaaatttatatatatatttgtatgaactaataaaaaattgtttttaaacaaaatattgcatacttttatgTGCTTGCttgaaattttcattttcttttctcATGTTTTCTTGTTTCCATGTTTCCATTTCGATTTCCGCGCTCACTTTAAACTCTATTTTCTCCTTACACTTTCTTTTCGTTTTCTTATTTAGCTGATTCCCTTCATCATCTACTTCGTCGTCGACTTATGTAAAATGTAAAAACGTAACGGTAAATTGTAAATATATTGTAATTGCATTAATCAATATAATTATAAGAACACATTTTCCGAGATATTCGATTTAGTTTTGTTTacaatgaaataatttttttatgttttgtttttgttttttgtgtttgctgttttttgtttcagtTTCTTGTTTTATGTTTCTTGTTTCTTGTTAAACATATAACCGATAAGACATagttatacatacatacatctgCTGTATATATAATACACATACTTTAGTTACAACATAAGGCAAAGACAACCTAGGCGGGGACCAGGGCGGGAGCAGGACTGGGGAGGACTGCTGGGGGACAACCGAACTGTAGAGCCTAAGGACCAATTATCCTGGCATGCATACAAATGAAATTTAAGTACTTAAATCAAGGCATTGCCCGGTCTTACTGATTTCGCCATTATTTCTTACTGATCTGTTTGGATTTTGGATATGAGATGTGTACATATGTatcataatatatatatatgtatgtatgtatgtatatgtggTATAAACACGAAAATCAGAATTGTATGCCCTTTGCTCCAAAATGCAAtcggtttcagtttcagtttcagtttaagtttcggtttcggtttctctACGAAGCAAAAAGTCTTAACTGAGTTaacaatatttttgaaatgttaATTCCCTTCCCTCTCTTGCGTTTTCCGCTCTgtcatatataatatatatatgtgtgtgtctatgtgtgtgtgtgtgtttagtGTAGTGTAGTGTAGTGTGGTGTGGTGTAGTTGTGTGTATAGATAGAGTTCTTTTTAAGTGAGTCCTTGGCGAGGATCACATCCTTGGTTGTATGCTAGCTTAAATCATGATAAAGTTCTTCTATCTGCAGAAGTCGCAGAGGCTGTATAAcgcatttcttttttatttttttcctttttttttgtttaatttgtttcCTTGCTGGTCGGAGGTCCTCAGTCCTCGAGCAGCTGCTGTCCGGCAGGTGGCGCCACCAGCGGCAGGACTAAGCCAGCGGCATCTGCAGCCGCCGTACCGGCCTCGTCCGCAACATCATCCCCACTCGGGCTCTCCATGAACAGTTGCTGCTCTTGTTATGTCAGATCCTGCTGCGAATCTATGGAGAAGAGCTCCTTGTACAGCGCCGGGAACACAACATTCGGATGCTGTTGCTTGAACTTGCTCAACGCCTCCATATGCAAAATGGAAATGTCGCTAAGAATATACAATATTTTGATTAGAATATCCTTCTCAGTAACTAATTCAATCCAAGAACTTACCGGAAATTGGGTATATTGTTCAGCAGTGTGTCCAGCACAGTGACATCGCCCTTGAGCGGCGCATGATTCGTTTCCAGCTCCTGCCGAATCGCATTCATGCTCAGATTGAAAAGCCTCTGAATTTCCGTATTACCACGGACTCCATTGCGTTCTAATCAGAGAAGCAGGAAGATATATTAATACCagttaacaaaaataaataaaaaagatacTCTTACCTGGCCAGAGCAATACTAAACTCTGGTACAGCGCCAGTTCGGTTTCAGTCAGTTTAAGTTCGGCTATCGACTTGGCCGTTTGGAAGATGCGCGACACCAGGCGCATCTCCTCCGAGTCGGATGTGTAGAACGCCTCCTGGGGCAGCATCACATCGCCGTAGAGTACCGCGTTCTGGGAGAGATCTAGCAGTCTGGACATGCGAACAATCGCCAGCTCAAAGGAGCCCGTCTTCAGCAATAATATCtatcaaatcaaattaaaaattaataaaatattatatatatattataatatatttctaaCCTGATCGTCCTGACTCAGGCGCATGAATCCTGGTATTAGCTTTGCAAATTCGATTATGTTCTGTATCATTTGTGTAAGCTTCTCGGCGCAGTCCAGCCAGAGCTCCTCAGGGCCCAGATTCTTGTAGTAGAGAATGCGCGATACATCCTgctttgattttaattttcaatatttatttagtcAGGGTTTCAATTTAAGATATTTCAATTATTCGCTTACCGGTTGCTTTCGGAACATGTCGTGCACAGCTTCCAGTTTGGTATTTGTGTTGTTATGCGCCTCCGCCAGGGTTTTGATCAGCACATCGTTGATATCGCCATCTGCTGAAGggatattatattattattattagattaaatcataaaaatcgagaatcgatccacaaatcgtttacggtattccgctcgagaatcggatgaaaattggccaagatatagccttcgcagtgggtcatattggggtctccatgcatttttaacattttgaaggggacccatcaggaaaattgacaaaaaattgaaaaaatatttttttctcaggttttgatgcagatttgtggagaatcgatccacaaatcgtttaaggtactccgctcgagaatcggatggaaattggccaagatatagccttcgcagtgggtcaTTTTGGGGTCTCCatgcattttcaacattttgaaggggacccatcaggaaaattgacaaaaattgaaaaaataatatgttcTAAGATTTCTCTAAGATTAtgaagaatcgatccacaaatcgtttaaggtactccgcttgagaatagggtggaaattggccacGATATGGCCATCAATGCGGACCATATCGCTGCgaggatcccccagaaaatttctTATGAAATCAAGGAAGGGTTGAAACCACTCCGCaagagtataaaaatatttttgtaaaattcaaACACTTACCATGACTAATAAATTCGGGATCGATTATTGTACTGCGCGGCTCGTAGGTGGTGCTGTCCACGTAGTCCGCCGATATATCGTACTGCATGGTCTGCTGGGGCGTCACGGAGGCCGAGTAGCCGTAGGGACTGCCGTAGCCCACCTCGTTGTTGGAATATCCGCCGCTGTAGCTGAGTGACAGAGAAGGGCATTACGGGTCGGGCATTACGGGTTGAGCGTTACGGGGTGTGGCCGGGCACGGGGATGCAGGTGAGATTATGTTGGGGGAAGGGAAGAGAAGAGCAGAGAAACGGGGGAGATAAAGAGCGTGGACCAAAAGCAGGGGGGTGCAAGGGCAAGAATACGCAAACGGAAACATCAATATGGAAAGTCATTCTCATATCGGTCATACTGCACctattgtagttgttgtgATGCAGCTGATCGCTGCTAGAGGGGGTCTGCGTGTCGTACACGGAGCTGTCAGGCGCCGCATCGCTCTGGGCCCTCATCTGGGCCCGGTGGAAGCGGACCTCGTCCTCGACCTTCTCGCGCTGTTTCTTCGACATCCTTCCGAACTTTACAGCTGCAAAAACGGGTAATTATGGACATGAAGGAATTAGTTTTGAGGCTACAAAATAAAGGgttcattttaattaaattaaaaataaatctttaaactttaattCAGAAAATAGTTGTTTAATAAGGAGAGTTCTTTTTGAAAATTGGAATAGTCATTAAAACATATGtgtaatatattatatttgactATACCAAGTGGTATaccaaaccattaaaattttcttttttttttacttcccCCCTCTTAAGTAGACTACAAAAAATTTGCAATCCTTCAAGTAGGAAGAACaagattatttttaagaacAACCAAAAAGtctaatttaaaaacttgTTCTCCTTATAAGGAGAAATGAAATTTCTACAGACCATCACGACTCATTCCCAGTTTTAGGCACTTTTGCAGTCTACAGTATTGACAGCGGTTCCGGTTAACGCGATCCACCACACATTGCTTGTTGCGCGGACACTGATAGTTCACCACGGAGCTCTGCGATCGTCGAAAAAATCCCTTACAGCCCTCGCAGGTGATTACGCCGTAGTGCACGCCCGATGACTTGTCGCCGCAGACTTTGCATGGAATTATCTCGATTTGAGCTGAAATTGAAGAGATTAAAGTTATAAATTAGAAATGCAAGATATGGTTGTTAATAAAATTacttaaatagtttttaattaatttacaatacaataaaatacaatcaaatttaaaaagaaataatttttctaTTCTTTTGTAAATGAAACCcctattaaattttttagaaaacaactttttcataGCTTAAGAACCTATATCAGAAGTAAATGACAATTGTAAACGCCCCGCAATTACCATCAATGGATTTTCCGATCCCAGACTTTCCATTGTCGGAGTTCAGACAAAAGCAAAATCAACCCCAAAGAACTATTGCGCAATATTGTAATGTATTATCCATGCGGCACAATGCACCTTAAGCCACTTGTCTGCCCCAGACAATAAAAGAATATACACCAGATTGTCTGTGGCAGAGAGAGCGGCTGGCCCAATGGGGGAGAGGATGAAAGAGGTTGGGAGATAGTGTGCGACAGCTGTTTGGGTTTCCCTTGCCGCAATCCTTTACAGCGATGATGCAATTTTCTGATCAGCACCACTGCACCATCGTTGAGAACTGGTTCAATGAGAGAATTGCGATTTGTTGCAACTTACACTAGTCAGCACAAGATCATTTCGGGGCAGACCCTTTGAGAGATTCTCACAAATTTAtgtaatattaatttatattaattttaattagttttgtAGATTGTTTTTGAAGATTTTAAACTGTAGAACAGTAAAATTTTTATGGCTATGGTTTAAAGGCTTTCtacttcatattttttcattatttggTAGGAAAAAGTGaaacaaacataaatattaatatagaTCAtctcaaaaaatattaaaaaaacactCATTAAGTTAagaattattttgtttttggtagAATTTCTTAGCTTATAGTTATTCTCTTATAGttatttaaatcttaaaaattccATAATTTCATAACCCCATTATTAAACTCATTTAATAAAGTTGAACCCCCGACTTTTGTAGCCCTGTGTTGGACTTAAAAACCAGCATGCAAGAGCGGGAGCGAAAAAAAAGTCAGATAAAGAGAGTCTGGCGGCGGTATTGTGTAATCTAGGCGCTTTGCGTATTTACCCACGAGGATGAAAGATGCGCGCTGAACCGAACGCAGACAAACACAGACGCTGTCGCAGCATCCGCAGTAACAGCGCCGCCAGCTGAGACGCCGGCAGCAGCAGAGACGGCGACAGCGGTCGGCAGAGCAAAATCAAAACACAACACAAGAGCTCGAAAAAATGTGCCAAGCCGCCACTGCTGCTCGGATCGGATCGAATGGAAATCGGATTGGGATATCGGTcggaggaggtggaggtggaggagggGGTTTGGGGATGACGGAGATGTGGGGGACCTTTGGGGCGATTTGGAGTCGTGAGTTGGGAGAAATGTGTGACAGATGATGAGCGACAGCGGCAGCGGAGTGAGTAACCGACCGAGTCGCtttgtgtgtgagtgagtgacTGAAATGTTTTTCAAGTGTCAATGAACCTTTCCAACACGGCAGTATCTCACAGCGCACACAGATACGGATACCGctacacacacagacacacacccTCACACATACGCCCGTAAACATTCTCGGCGAgcgaagaaaaagaaaacaaaaacaaaatggaaaagaaaGTTCTCCCACTCTCTTAACTGGCTATAGCCGCTCTCTTAAGCGCTAAGAGAGTCCTTGTCGCTCTTTGGAAATGCAACTGAGCAATAAGTTTTCTGGCTCAGAATGTGTGTCGTCATCGTCGGTGGGTGGAAAATGGGGGGAGGGCTTTTAAGCGCCTTAAAGTTTTATCTTTTTCGGGAATAGAGGAAAATACTTGAAATGCCTGACTAGAGTATGCCAGGCTTCGCAAGGCTTTCCTGCgacttgaaaataataaacaaaaacgaaCATAAATCTTTATCTGAAGTACTGGGAATGTGCGTGTTTATGAGGCTTCAGACAGATAAGACGTAGGTAACTGCATTACTGCCAGCGAAAGAGAGAGAGCAGGCCAGCATTTACCGCTATGTCAAGTAAAAGCTTCGAACTTTACGGGCAATTTCAGCTCATTTGTATGCACTTCATAAAATCGATAAATGTACCGATAACACACTAAACAAACATCCCTAACGGTAGTAGTGCACTTTTCcctgtttatttattttattttttttactttagaTTTTTATGGTGGGCtgtcaaataaatatttaagagatTTAGTTGACTAAACCTTCTATAactaaaaaactataattaaattttcagaCTTTACATGGTGACAAGTAACTGGAACAAAATGAATTTTGAACCtacgcactttttttttaccccAACCCCATTTGGGTTAACAAATACCAGTCGCAAATATTTACTTAATACGCTGTGCGGAAAAGTGTGTCACGAAATACATTTTATTGtcttatttggtttttttagcATTGTGTACTTTGACGGCgagaaaacaaaatttatgacatacttttttcgaaatttaaGCAAATATTGGGTGAAATTGTTTACTTATCAGGggaaaaaactgaaataaaatgaacCAACAGAAAATCGCATGTAAGCTATAAAAtatgattaattaattaagctGCACCGCCCAACTTGGctcaatgaaaaaaaaaaaaaatccattcAATTATTAGGTAACTCCACGTCATCACTGCACTCGTATCACGCATACGCACTGTTGCCGCCAACAAACAAGTTACTGTTAATCAACTGAAAAAGTTGAATGAAAATTGTAAAGAAAAGAGTAACTTTTTTCTCTTAAATGGCAACAATATTGCTGGCGTTTCGTTTGACCAAAAAacgcttaaaaaaaataaaattctggaaagaaaatataaacagACAAACGAAGTGAAATATTTAGCATGTGCAATTTCTTTTCGCCTCGTTCGCTGGGTGCAGCCACAACCAGAAGTCAAAATTAATATGTTCTTCTTTATTGCAAATGCatggccacaaaaaaaaaaaaaaaaagaaaatgcagGACCCAAACACTCACACTTGCAAATATGCCCATTCGTATTCCTATACGAGAAAAATTAATATGCAACGACATGTgctaacgaaaaaaaaaaaaaacaaaaaaataaaaataaaaagccgGGAGACCCGACTTGACGGAGTACCCGAGAGGGGTGCCTGCATATGATTGCAGTTTTTGGCACTGCGACGTATGGCAAAGTCaaacaaaataacaataacaccAGAAACTATGGCaataatatcaaaaatatatatatatatatatgaaacaCAAAGTGCTTTACAGTCTGGCGAAAGATAAAGTATTAAAGTCTAAGAATAGTTTAAGAAAATAGTGCTCTTGGAATtaattattatgaaaaatatttagaaatatttataagattttgtaattttacttttttgataaaaatgtaaagatattatattataaatatttaataaatagttgaataaatataataacaaAACTCTTTTAACGGCCCTCTCTAATGCAGTCTTGAGTAAAAAATCTTGAatctttttcttaaataaacataaagaTAAGATAGTTATATTGTGGATGATCCTTGAGACTTCatgtaatttattattatttccagAGGTAGTAATTTGCAGATTTTTGATTAGCAAATCACTCTTGTACCTTCCAATTAGCATCCCAACTGATGCTTTACGGCAGTGTGGATTTTGGCATCTCTGAGACCAGTGTGCTGTGGGGCAGAAACCAAAGCAAAGTCAGTTTCAGTTGCCACTTTGGCAGCGCAGTCGacgttgcagttgctgctgctgctgctgcctatTGCACAAGTTGCTTATTCGCCCCGTCGGCAGCGGCACGAGCTCA
Coding sequences:
- the LOC6494992 gene encoding probable nuclear hormone receptor HR3 isoform X6, translated to MASLLGSAPPAQILANQPIIVKIEPTQSFHIVDEGDTRVLSLPLSDADKLGASWIDLKDIAGLQAGGGATLLDVCFEQANEDGTIIATVQPDMDTDMEGELEGVAEPEDETETEPPAPKRLTITRMQQPRQQQQQQHQQVKFLSDPPALARSSSFGSLSSFSSISSACKNLASNTNSSNESSNSNTNNLKRSKERSPPPGTPQQPPMPPLAAQKPVATTSSTSTVTATATATGISSGSAATSARDGGSNSNSSGSGSSNGAMTAQIEIIPCKVCGDKSSGVHYGVITCEGCKGFFRRSQSSVVNYQCPRNKQCVVDRVNRNRCQYCRLQKCLKLGMSRDAVKFGRMSKKQREKVEDEVRFHRAQMRAQSDAAPDSSVYDTQTPSSSDQLHHNNYNSGGYSNNEVGYGSPYGYSASVTPQQTMQYDISADYVDSTTYEPRSTIIDPEFISHADGDINDVLIKTLAEAHNNTNTKLEAVHDMFRKQPDVSRILYYKNLGPEELWLDCAEKLTQMIQNIIEFAKLIPGFMRLSQDDQILLLKTGSFELAIVRMSRLLDLSQNAVLYGDVMLPQEAFYTSDSEEMRLVSRIFQTAKSIAELKLTETELALYQSLVLLWPERNGVRGNTEIQRLFNLSMNAIRQELETNHAPLKGDVTVLDTLLNNIPNFRDISILHMEALSKFKQQHPNVVFPALYKELFSIDSQQDLT
- the LOC6494992 gene encoding probable nuclear hormone receptor HR3 isoform X9, with the protein product MRSIKLTNMPSTIRAQIEIIPCKVCGDKSSGVHYGVITCEGCKGFFRRSQSSVVNYQCPRNKQCVVDRVNRNRCQYCRLQKCLKLGMSRDAVKFGRMSKKQREKVEDEVRFHRAQMRAQSDAAPDSSVYDTQTPSSSDQLHHNNYNSYSGGYSNNEVGYGSPYGYSASVTPQQTMQYDISADYVDSTTYEPRSTIIDPEFISHADGDINDVLIKTLAEAHNNTNTKLEAVHDMFRKQPQDVSRILYYKNLGPEELWLDCAEKLTQMIQNIIEFAKLIPGFMRLSQDDQILLLKTGSFELAIVRMSRLLDLSQNAVLYGDVMLPQEAFYTSDSEEMRLVSRIFQTAKSIAELKLTETELALYQSLVLLWPERNGVRGNTEIQRLFNLSMNAIRQELETNHAPLKGDVTVLDTLLNNIPNFRDISILHMEALSKFKQQHPNVVFPALYKELFSIDSQQDLT
- the LOC6494992 gene encoding probable nuclear hormone receptor HR3 isoform X5, encoding MASLLGSAPPAQILANQPIIVKIEPTQSFHIVDEGDTRVLSLPLSDADKLGASWIDLKDIAGLQAGGGATLLDVCFEQANEDGTIIATVQPDMDTDMEGELEGVAEPEDETETEPPAPKRLTITRMQQPRQQQQQQHQQVKFLSDPPALARSSSFGSLSSFSSISSACKNLASNTNSSNESSNSNTNNLKRSKERSPPPGTPQQPPMPPLAAQKPVATTSSTSTVTATATATGISSGSAATSARDGGSNSNSSGSGSSNGAMTAQIEIIPCKVCGDKSSGVHYGVITCEGCKGFFRRSQSSVVNYQCPRNKQCVVDRVNRNRCQYCRLQKCLKLGMSRDAVKFGRMSKKQREKVEDEVRFHRAQMRAQSDAAPDSSVYDTQTPSSSDQLHHNNYNSYSGGYSNNEVGYGSPYGYSASVTPQQTMQYDISADYVDSTTYEPRSTIIDPEFISHADGDINDVLIKTLAEAHNNTNTKLEAVHDMFRKQPQDVSRILYYKNLGPEELWLDCAEKLTQMIQNIIEFAKLIPGFMRLSQDDQILLLKTGSFELAIVRMSRLLDLSQNAVLYGDVMLPQEAFYTSDSEEMRLVSRIFQTAKSIAELKLTETELALYQSLVLLWPERNGVRGNTEIQRLFNLSMNAIRQELETNHAPLKGDVTVLDTLLNNIPNFRDISILHMEALSKFKQQHPNVVFPALYKELFSIDSQQDLT
- the LOC6494992 gene encoding probable nuclear hormone receptor HR3 isoform X8, with protein sequence MYTQRMFDMWSSVTSKLEAHANNLGQSNVQSPAGQNNSSGSIKAQIEIIPCKVCGDKSSGVHYGVITCEGCKGFFRRSQSSVVNYQCPRNKQCVVDRVNRNRCQYCRLQKCLKLGMSRDAVKFGRMSKKQREKVEDEVRFHRAQMRAQSDAAPDSSVYDTQTPSSSDQLHHNNYNSYSGGYSNNEVGYGSPYGYSASVTPQQTMQYDISADYVDSTTYEPRSTIIDPEFISHADGDINDVLIKTLAEAHNNTNTKLEAVHDMFRKQPQDVSRILYYKNLGPEELWLDCAEKLTQMIQNIIEFAKLIPGFMRLSQDDQILLLKTGSFELAIVRMSRLLDLSQNAVLYGDVMLPQEAFYTSDSEEMRLVSRIFQTAKSIAELKLTETELALYQSLVLLWPERNGVRGNTEIQRLFNLSMNAIRQELETNHAPLKGDVTVLDTLLNNIPNFRDISILHMEALSKFKQQHPNVVFPALYKELFSIDSQQDLT
- the LOC6494992 gene encoding probable nuclear hormone receptor HR3 isoform X3, which gives rise to MASLLGSAPPAQILANQPIIVKIEPTQSFHIVDEGDTRVLSLPLSDADKLGASWIDLKDIAGLQAGGGATLLDVCFEQANEDGTIIATVQPDMDTDMEGELEGVAEPEDETETEPPAPKRLTITRMQQPRQQQQQQHQQVKFLSDPPALARSSSFGSLSSFSSISSACKNLASNTNSSNESSNSNTNNLKRSKERSPPPGTPQQPPMPPLAAQKPVATTSSTSTVTATATATGISSGSAATSARDGGSNSNSSGSGSSNGAMTAQIEIIPCKVCGDKSSGVHYGVITCEGCKGFFRRSQSSVVNYQCPRNKQCVVDRVNRNRCQYCRLQKCLKLGMSRDAVKFGRMSKKQREKVEDEVRFHRAQMRAQSDAAPDSSVYDTQTPSSSDQLHHNNYNSGGYSNNEVGYGSPYGYSASVTPQQTMQYDISADYVDSTTYEPRSTIIDPEFISHADGDINDVLIKTLAEAHNNTNTKLEAVHDMFRKQPQDVSRILYYKNLGPEELWLDCAEKLTQMIQNIIEFAKLIPGFMRLSQDDQILLLKTGSFELAIVRMSRLLDLSQNAVLYGDVMLPQEAFYTSDSEEMRLVSRIFQTAKSIAELKLTETELALYQSLVLLWPERNGVRGNTEIQRLFNLSMNAIRQELETNHAPLKGDVTVLDTLLNNIPNFRDISILHMEALSKFKQQHPNVVFPALYKELFSIDSQQDLT